aggagaatcTGCTTTTAAGCTTCTCGTCGTACTCGTTTCTGGGATTTCTCAGGTTCTCAAGTTTGGATTTCAATAAGAAATCTGCGTCCACCGTAAACCCTAGATTTAGATGGGATAAGGTGTTCTTTCAGATAAAAGGTGAGAACTTTCCGAATTTAACTTAGTTGAACTGAGATGGGTTCGTCACAAGGCTCCACACTCTCGGCTGATGTGATGAGCCTTGTGGATACATTGCCTGTGCTTGCAAAAACCCTTATCGCTGGAGGAGCTGCTGGGGCAATTGCTAAGACTGCTGTTGCACCTTTGGAAAGGATCAAAATTCTATTGCAGGTGATTCTCCTTGGTCTTGAGCTTATTATGTTTCAATGGCTCTGACTATATCTAAGTTGTATTCAGATTGCATCTGTTATGCTGAAAATTGGGATATTGATTTGGTGTTTGGTAGGATTTTGACCATCTATTGATTTGATACTGTGCTTTCAATACCAGACTAGAACAAACGACTTTAAGACCCTTGGTGTGTCCCAGTCATTAAAGAAGGTGTTACAATTTGATGGTCCTCTCGGATTCTATAAGTAAGTATCTAGTGGTTTGACTCTTATTTTGCAGCTTAGCTCTACCACTTTACTAAATTCTTGTGATGTGCATAACTCTCGCAGAGGAAATGGGGCGAGTGTTATTCGGATTATTCCATATGCCGCCCTTCATTACATGACGTATGAAGTTTATCGTGACTggattttggaaaaaaatcttCCCTTAGGTTCTGGTCCAATTGTTGATCTTGTGGCTGGTTCAGCTGCAGGTGGAACAGCAGTTTTGTGCACATATCCCCTTGATTTAGCTCGTACTAAGCTAGCTTACCAGGTTGGTGATTTTGAATACCTTGCTCTGATAGAATTTTATTGTTGCTTACTTAACTGACAAATGAgcaatatctttttgtttctcctctTATGTGTTGTTATTTGCATTTTAGGTTTCTGACACAAGACAGAGTCTCCGAGGTGGTGCGAATGGATTTTACCGTCAACCTACTTATTCAGGCATAAAAGAGGTGCTTGCAATGGCTTATAAAGAAGGGGGACCACGCGGGCTATATCGTGGCATAGGTAAAGCTCATAAAATTTGCTTGCATTAATGTTAAAAGTGTATATCAAATCAATGTAGGAAGTCTATTCATCTTAGCTATAATAAACGGTTGGCATCAAAGTAATATCAATCCTATAAAGAATTTCTTAGTCTAATCTTGGTTGATTTAGTTTAGTTACAAATTATCTTAAACTCTTATCTCTGTGTGTGCACTTTTCCTAATTTGGATTTGAAGATGATTAACAAAGGTTGGAGCTTTCCTGTGTCTCTGCAGGGCCAACGCTGATCGGGATCCTTCCTTACGCGGGGCTTAAGTTCTACATATATGAGGAATTGAAAAGGCATGTTCCTGAAGAGCATCAAAACTCTGTTCGAATGCATCTACCATGTGGAGCTTTAGCTGGTTTATTTGGCCAGACCATCACTTACCCATTGGACGTTGTTAGGAGACAAATGCaggtaaaaaaacaaacaaaccagaaaCAAGATTCAAACTATGCACCATTTCAGAACTCAGAACATATTGGGCGTTTCGTGTGACCACAGGTAGAGAATCTGCAACCTATGACGAGTGAAGGCAACAACAAGCGTTACAAGAACACATTTGATGGGCTTAACACGATTGTTCGAACTCAGGGTTGGAAACAGTTGTTTGCTGGTTTAAGCATCAACTACATTAAGGTAAATCAGATGAAGAAACAATGAATCCAATATCTCAGTCTCGGTTTCACTTTTTTCCTCTATGATTCGTTTAATTGTCTTTATTTGCTAGATTGTTCCATCGGTTGCGATTGGATTCACAGTCTATGAGTCGATGAAGTCATGGATGCGAATTCCACCGCGCGAGAGATCAAAGCCAGCATGAGGGTCTTTGTTCCTTCACTCTCTTATAGAAGACACAGAAGACAGAAGAAAACATGATTGTTagacagatttttttttccctacttcttttcattttcaaggCCAATTTGCCCCTAAAAATCCTTGATAGTGATAATATTCTTTTGAGAAATTATgctaaaatttataaatctgtGATCAAATCCAAGCGAAAGATAAAGTTGATATCTGTTGTTGTGCAGCAAGGATTTGGAAAATTTCCAATTgacaattaagaaaaagtttcttaGAATAACTCGAACTTAAATTGTAGTATTGGAGATTTATTAAGTTTGTAACAACTTTAATGATGGACAATTTCACATGCGTATGTGTAATTGAAATGTCATAAACAACCCCACTTCGTAACACGACCTAGGGTTATAATCGTCTTTTTGTGAACAAATCCGaccgagagagagagagagatatattTTTGGCAGTAAGATCAAATTTTGGCATTGGTAAGTTGttgttccttcttctcctcccgCAGGATTCGACTCTTCAGTTCCTTATTTAATCATCTCATCTTCTGGGCAAGTCCTCTTGTTCCTTGCTAAAATTTCTGGGCTTTTTTccctttgtttttcttcttagatCACTCTGAtaatttttcgttttttatttctcaGAAATTCGAGGTTTTTATAGGGTTGTGGTCTTAGCAATGGAAGGAATGTTGTCGTCCGGTGACCAACAGAGATTAGTCTCTTCTTTCCTTGAAATCGCCGTCGGACAGACCGCCGAAACTGCTCGACAGTTCTTACAGGTTTGTTGCTCAAAACTGgtagatttgttttgttctaagctgtgctttttttttaaaactcaacTGATAGATTTGTCTGAGTGAGCTTAACCTTGATTGAGTTTCTGATTTTGGGTCTAAAGGGTTATTTCAGCTTAAGAACCCTATATAGGGTTTCTAAATCTTTCAGCTTTGGGAAAAAATTCTGACTATGGGTATTCGGGTTTATACCCTAGATTGAGATTAGACGCagagttttttatttatttattggtGATTATCGGTTGATCTGGCTTTTCGTGTAACAAGATCTCTGTGATTGAGAGTAGCCTGATTTGGTGCATGTGGTGTCACGGTCTCCATTGTGATGAGATTGACTTGgtatatttaaaattgtttgtaTGATCATTGTTCTTCTTATGACTTGTAACTTGTAACTCGTTTTAGCTgttttattatgatttatgtttagCGTAGAATGTTGTAGTTTGTGATTCACCACTCTCCTGTTGATAGTTTGCTATGATCTGATCACTCGTGAAATTACTAACGTAGTAGAATCTTTCTATCAACAGGCGACAAGCTGGAAACTTGAGGAAGCTATTCAGCTCTTTTACATTGGAAATGAAGGTGGTATGCTTCAGTCTGGTACACACACTCAGCCAGCGTCCAACGATGATGCGGCTGCACAGTCTTGGGGGTAGGATAATGTTATAATTTGGTCACTGTAAAGtattattcattttggtttgttcAACCTGATGGTTTTCTGTTATATTTCATAGGGCGGCTACAGGCACAGGTAATGAAATGATACTGCCCAACGATGTCGATGAAGTCCGTGCTCCTTTACCTGTTGTGAGGGAGACTCTTTATGGTGAATCAATGTATTATGGGTTAGTGTCTTTTTCGGtcactttatttattttttcttaaatccgGAATGTGTCTCTAGGTTGAAGATTTATCCTCAGAGGCCAGAGCTGCCCTCTTTAGTTTCTTGACTCTCATGGGTTGGTTGATGTCTCTGCTGGTCTTCATCCAAGTGTAGTTTTTGGATTAACTATTTTTTCAGTTAGCACTAGCCACTAGGTAGGATTCTTATCTAGGTTTAGTTGATGCTGCTGTTAACTCAAATCAGACCTGGTTGAATATCTAGTTGGCTCTAGTAAGTTGTTAGCAGCGTCAGGTTCTGGCTCTGTTGGAATTTCAGCTGTTGGGGAGAGCATGTTACAATTGCTTCTCCCAAACAGCCAACTGAAAGCCCAGCATAGAGTTTAGTCTTTCATCCTCAAGGCACTTAGAAGTTTCAGGGGCCTTGAGATTAGCATTTGCGAAGTAAACTTATCCAGGGAAGCTATTCATTAGTACATAAACTATATAACTGGTAGAAGTGTAACCACGTGCCactaaaagttttgttttcttctgtcaTAGGCCCATTAGAGTCAGCATCTCCGACATATTTAATCATGCGACATTTTGTATAGATATCGGTTATTGTTTTATGCTGATGATACACTATTCTAACAATACATTCGGGATGTAACTCATAATTCACTTGCATTTGTGATTAGGGCTATGAGGGTGGGTAACTCTCAGCCTGAACCAAATTCTTTGATTGCTTTCCGTAACTTCAGTGAAGAGCCAAAAAGCCCTGGAATTTGGGAACCAGATGAGGGTGATTCCTCAGCCTCTGCCTCAGCATCCGCATCTGCATCAGAGTCAGCATCCGCACCTCGGGACAGCCTGGCCTCGTTGTACCGTCCTCCTTTTCACCTGATGTTCCAGGGCTCTTTTGAACAGGTTATCTACACAGTTTCTTGTTTGGCTAATTGCTTGTTTGCTTTCTTACTCTAAACTTCTCTGTATGGTTTTTTTGTTCAGGCAAAAACTACTTCGTCTTCCCAGGATAAATGGCTTCTCGTCAACCTCCAATCTACCACGGAATTCAGCTCTCATATGGTTACTCTctattatttccttttttttatggaTGTCTTTAAAACTCTACCTTTGATGATAGTCACATCTAGGGGTGCGCAGTCTCATTTTTGGTTAGGTTTTAGGTCAATTTTTTGTCGTTTTAATTTCTGTTTCGgttgagatttgttttttcagaaGTTATACCTTCTATTTAAAGGCCTTTTCTTGGAAACAGCGGTCTTATCGCGTCCTtgtgtgttttggtttgggttaGTTAGGAATGAAAACTGGATCGGTTTATCTTCTCTTCcatttggtgttttgtttcagttcTGATCGGTAAAATGGAACTGTACATCCACTCACATCCCaactttttgtgtttctttctcataGCTAAATCGAGATACTTGGGCGAATGATGCTGTTTCTCAGACTATCAAAGCCAACTTCATCTTCTGGCAGGTTTGATATAGAACTTCCCCCTTAAACTTCCGCTTGCTTAATCTGAAATTCTCTTTACAGAATTGGTTAAAATCCTGCCTTTTCTGTTACTAGGTCTATGATGATACCACGGAAGGAAGAAAGGTTTGCACATACTACAAGCTCGAATCTATTCCCGTGGTGCTTGTAATTGATCCAACCACTGGTCAAAGAATGAGAATGTGGACCGGAATGGTTGACCCTGAGAATTTGCTAGAGGATTTAGTGCCGTTCATGGATGGTGGTCCTCGTGAACACTTTGCTTCTCTCTCAAAGAAGCGGCCAAGAGGCAGCTTCTCATTGACTCCTCATTCCAAACCCAAAGGTTAGTTT
This sequence is a window from Arabidopsis thaliana chromosome 1 sequence. Protein-coding genes within it:
- a CDS encoding Mitochondrial substrate carrier family protein produces the protein MGSSQGSTLSADVMSLVDTLPVLAKTLIAGGAAGAIAKTAVAPLERIKILLQTRTNDFKTLGVSQSLKKVLQFDGPLGFYKGNGASVIRIIPYAALHYMTYEVYRDWILEKNLPLGSGPIVDLVAGSAAGGTAVLCTYPLDLARTKLAYQVSDTRQSLRGGANGFYRQPTYSGIKEVLAMAYKEGGPRGLYRGIGPTLIGILPYAGLKFYIYEELKRHVPEEHQNSVRMHLPCGALAGLFGQTITYPLDVVRRQMQVENLQPMTSEGNNKRYKNTFDGLNTIVRTQGWKQLFAGLSINYIKVNQMKKQ
- a CDS encoding Mitochondrial substrate carrier family protein; translated protein: MTYEVYRDWILEKNLPLGSGPIVDLVAGSAAGGTAVLCTYPLDLARTKLAYQVSDTRQSLRGGANGFYRQPTYSGIKEVLAMAYKEGGPRGLYRGIGPTLIGILPYAGLKFYIYEELKRHVPEEHQNSVRMHLPCGALAGLFGQTITYPLDVVRRQMQVENLQPMTSEGNNKRYKNTFDGLNTIVRTQGWKQLFAGLSINYIKIVPSVAIGFTVYESMKSWMRIPPRERSKPA
- a CDS encoding UBX domain-containing protein (UBX domain-containing protein; CONTAINS InterPro DOMAIN/s: UAS (InterPro:IPR006577), Uncharacterised conserved protein UCP037991, UAS, UBX (InterPro:IPR017346), UBX (InterPro:IPR001012), Ubiquitin interacting motif (InterPro:IPR003903), UBA-like (InterPro:IPR009060), Thioredoxin-like fold (InterPro:IPR012336); BEST Arabidopsis thaliana protein match is: structural constituent of ribosome (TAIR:AT4G14250.2); Has 594 Blast hits to 577 proteins in 178 species: Archae - 0; Bacteria - 4; Metazoa - 212; Fungi - 143; Plants - 155; Viruses - 0; Other Eukaryotes - 80 (source: NCBI BLink).), producing the protein MEGMLSSGDQQRLVSSFLEIAVGQTAETARQFLQATSWKLEEAIQLFYIGNEGGMLQSGTHTQPASNDDAAAQSWGAATGTGNEMILPNDVDEVRAPLPVVRETLYGESMYYGAMRVGNSQPEPNSLIAFRNFSEEPKSPGIWEPDEGDSSASASASASASESASAPRDSLASLYRPPFHLMFQGSFEQAKTTSSSQDKWLLVNLQSTTEFSSHMLNRDTWANDAVSQTIKANFIFWQVYDDTTEGRKVCTYYKLESIPVVLVIDPTTGQRMRMWTGMVDPENLLEDLVPFMDGGPREHFASLSKKRPRGSFSLTPHSKPKEDVAKDEEEEELQRALAASLEDNNMKESSDDQSTIIPEEVAVEAVTSAVLPTFPPLPEEPKGGDRSLQCRVGIRLPNGQRLQRNFLKTDTIQLLWSFCYSQLEESERKKPLKLTQAIPGESKTLEYESNLTLEQSGVANSMISATWE
- a CDS encoding Mitochondrial substrate carrier family protein (Mitochondrial substrate carrier family protein; FUNCTIONS IN: binding, transporter activity; INVOLVED IN: transport, mitochondrial transport, transmembrane transport; LOCATED IN: endomembrane system, mitochondrial inner membrane, membrane; EXPRESSED IN: 24 plant structures; EXPRESSED DURING: 14 growth stages; CONTAINS InterPro DOMAIN/s: Mitochondrial carrier protein (InterPro:IPR002067), Mitochondrial substrate carrier (InterPro:IPR001993), Mitochondrial substrate/solute carrier (InterPro:IPR018108), Graves disease carrier protein (InterPro:IPR002167); BEST Arabidopsis thaliana protein match is: Mitochondrial substrate carrier family protein (TAIR:AT4G26180.1); Has 25798 Blast hits to 13799 proteins in 460 species: Archae - 0; Bacteria - 2; Metazoa - 10868; Fungi - 7493; Plants - 4688; Viruses - 0; Other Eukaryotes - 2747 (source: NCBI BLink).), with the translated sequence MGSSQGSTLSADVMSLVDTLPVLAKTLIAGGAAGAIAKTAVAPLERIKILLQTRTNDFKTLGVSQSLKKVLQFDGPLGFYKGNGASVIRIIPYAALHYMTYEVYRDWILEKNLPLGSGPIVDLVAGSAAGGTAVLCTYPLDLARTKLAYQVSDTRQSLRGGANGFYRQPTYSGIKEVLAMAYKEGGPRGLYRGIGPTLIGILPYAGLKFYIYEELKRHVPEEHQNSVRMHLPCGALAGLFGQTITYPLDVVRRQMQVENLQPMTSEGNNKRYKNTFDGLNTIVRTQGWKQLFAGLSINYIKIVPSVAIGFTVYESMKSWMRIPPRERSKPA
- a CDS encoding UBX domain-containing protein (UBX domain-containing protein; FUNCTIONS IN: molecular_function unknown; INVOLVED IN: biological_process unknown; LOCATED IN: cellular_component unknown; EXPRESSED IN: 24 plant structures; EXPRESSED DURING: 15 growth stages; CONTAINS InterPro DOMAIN/s: UAS (InterPro:IPR006577), Uncharacterised conserved protein UCP037991, UAS, UBX (InterPro:IPR017346), UBX (InterPro:IPR001012), Ubiquitin interacting motif (InterPro:IPR003903), UBA-like (InterPro:IPR009060), Thioredoxin-like fold (InterPro:IPR012336); BEST Arabidopsis thaliana protein match is: structural constituent of ribosome (TAIR:AT4G14250.1); Has 596 Blast hits to 582 proteins in 180 species: Archae - 0; Bacteria - 6; Metazoa - 214; Fungi - 136; Plants - 152; Viruses - 0; Other Eukaryotes - 88 (source: NCBI BLink).); the encoded protein is MEGMLSSGDQQRLVSSFLEIAVGQTAETARQFLQATSWKLEEAIQLFYIGNEGGMLQSGTHTQPASNDDAAAQSWGAATGTGNEMILPNDVDEVRAPLPVVRETLYGESMYYGEEPKSPGIWEPDEGDSSASASASASASESASAPRDSLASLYRPPFHLMFQGSFEQAKTTSSSQDKWLLVNLQSTTEFSSHMLNRDTWANDAVSQTIKANFIFWQVYDDTTEGRKVCTYYKLESIPVVLVIDPTTGQRMRMWTGMVDPENLLEDLVPFMDGGPREHFASLSKKRPRGSFSLTPHSKPKEDVAKDEEEEELQRALAASLEDNNMKESSDDQSTIIPEEVAVEAVTSAVLPTFPPLPEEPKGGDRSLQCRVGIRLPNGQRLQRNFLKTDTIQLLWSFCYSQLEESERKKPLKLTQAIPGESKTLEYESNLTLEQSGVANSMISATWE